The following are encoded in a window of Limibacter armeniacum genomic DNA:
- a CDS encoding phage head completion protein: protein MIILNEYLEYLNAVEIVDKYKTRKVTYESKGIRPCKSFFKGGREMVSARKLQNNAAVEFSVRFEPSTFKLNGRVMFEGITYEIINIRRIGRNKYLQLDCKII from the coding sequence ATGATTATACTGAACGAATACCTTGAATACCTTAATGCGGTTGAGATAGTAGACAAGTACAAGACAAGGAAAGTAACCTATGAATCAAAAGGAATCAGGCCTTGCAAATCATTTTTCAAGGGTGGAAGGGAGATGGTATCAGCCCGAAAGCTGCAAAACAATGCAGCGGTTGAGTTTTCGGTAAGGTTTGAGCCAAGCACCTTCAAACTCAATGGCAGGGTAATGTTTGAAGGGATAACCTATGAGATCATCAACATCCGCAGAATTGGCAGAAACAAGTACCTGCAACTTGACTGCAAAATAATCTGA
- a CDS encoding head-tail connector protein: MNWNDETYHGVTLVKLKGFLKIFHDNDDSTLSFMTLAAVQYVKEYLGDEDVAYIEETYTTTIPEVLQVAVCGLVKYWYDEYYLSSADTDYSDIPKHVTGLIDMYAVKRVY; the protein is encoded by the coding sequence ATGAACTGGAATGATGAGACTTACCATGGGGTGACGCTTGTTAAGCTGAAAGGTTTTCTCAAGATCTTCCATGACAACGATGACAGTACCCTGTCCTTTATGACACTGGCAGCAGTGCAGTACGTGAAAGAGTATCTGGGAGATGAGGATGTGGCCTACATTGAGGAAACATATACCACCACGATTCCAGAGGTTTTACAGGTTGCTGTATGTGGATTGGTGAAGTACTGGTACGATGAATACTACTTGAGTAGTGCCGATACTGACTATTCTGACATTCCAAAACATGTCACTGGCCTGATAGACATGTATGCAGTAAAAAGGGTGTACTGA
- a CDS encoding phage tail tape measure protein — protein sequence MARDNKRVKVGLVLEGKSEGFKKSIQQAERDMNRFMDGVRDGTVTTNELTKSQRALKTLLRNSKIGSDDYNNAQKALSQVQGKLREENLKLRDSFSAGGKGAGISGALTKASAAGLALVGTYQSLATISDRLVDIYGGYEAEMNKVIAITGATKEETMALEDITQRMGATTVKSAGEATQAVGYLSMAGLNAQQSMKALPSTLQLSLAGFLGLADAANISTNIMKAMGLEVEDLSRINDILAQTSRSANTNVTKLGEGFKNVGPVAKSLNVTTEEVATYLGIMGDKGIEAAEAGTGLKSIMTSLIAPTSKVNAELKSQGIFIDGNTIRQEGLINTLRKLRGVNEKTLIELVGKEQYTKLLAVLDDADTGYEKLFDRIQNSKGVAEQMANIMQKGLKDATLSFNSAIEALWINLGESGLGSALERVVRQTTELVNVMNDALDPISRINRELDELAKKQDLTDVDKQYKQILLQEKLNELIEKRNSLIDKAGLIEQQKEFPQKQIQTNTKALETEEFGLLGSEKESIETIKESEKALAELNYQQQQINEEVAVYEKQITDIQNALLALPEQKTIVVETVTSTSSDATGSSSASGFDYDGDIISDEITPEDGIFDSFLEQLEEVERRQKEVSKQRQELWALDKELHNQFTKEFAANMDQQIAKQLELADIHREESELQFEKKEAMKAYSKAFADSTADNIARMDSFDDALRASANDALSMAKSKALAYIFEKVMEVVPFPYNLIAAPVAVAGGSALFDAVIPKFADGGIVSGRTLAEVGEYAGARYDPEVIAPLSKLQGMLGGGVGEVEFKIRDDELVGFLRNHQISKDL from the coding sequence ATGGCAAGGGACAATAAGAGGGTCAAGGTTGGACTGGTGCTGGAAGGGAAGTCAGAAGGCTTCAAGAAATCCATTCAGCAGGCAGAGCGGGACATGAACCGCTTTATGGATGGGGTAAGGGATGGCACGGTCACAACCAATGAACTGACCAAATCACAGCGGGCACTGAAGACACTGTTGAGAAACAGCAAGATTGGCAGTGATGACTACAACAATGCACAGAAAGCCCTTTCGCAAGTGCAGGGAAAGCTGCGTGAGGAAAACCTGAAACTGAGGGACAGCTTTTCAGCAGGAGGAAAAGGGGCAGGAATTTCAGGAGCCTTGACCAAGGCTTCAGCGGCAGGGTTGGCATTGGTTGGAACATACCAGTCATTGGCTACCATCAGTGACCGTCTGGTGGATATCTACGGTGGGTATGAGGCCGAGATGAATAAGGTGATAGCTATCACAGGGGCCACAAAGGAAGAGACGATGGCGCTGGAGGATATTACCCAGCGCATGGGAGCCACTACCGTAAAGTCAGCAGGGGAGGCAACACAGGCAGTCGGATACCTATCCATGGCAGGGCTTAACGCCCAGCAGTCCATGAAGGCATTGCCGTCTACCTTGCAACTGTCCTTGGCTGGCTTCCTTGGCCTTGCCGATGCCGCCAATATTTCCACCAACATCATGAAAGCGATGGGCTTGGAGGTGGAAGACCTTTCCCGTATCAATGATATTCTGGCTCAGACTTCCAGAAGTGCCAATACCAATGTGACAAAGCTGGGAGAAGGGTTCAAGAATGTTGGACCTGTTGCCAAGTCCCTGAATGTTACCACGGAAGAGGTGGCGACCTATCTGGGCATTATGGGGGACAAGGGTATTGAAGCAGCAGAGGCGGGAACTGGTTTGAAATCCATTATGACTTCCCTGATTGCACCAACCAGCAAGGTGAATGCAGAACTGAAGAGCCAAGGTATTTTCATTGATGGCAATACCATCAGGCAGGAAGGGCTTATCAATACCTTGCGAAAACTAAGGGGTGTCAATGAAAAGACACTGATAGAGTTGGTAGGAAAGGAACAGTACACCAAACTGCTTGCGGTTTTGGATGACGCTGATACCGGTTATGAAAAACTGTTTGACCGTATCCAGAACAGTAAGGGGGTAGCGGAACAGATGGCCAACATCATGCAGAAAGGTTTGAAGGATGCGACACTTTCATTCAATTCAGCAATCGAGGCCCTATGGATCAATCTGGGGGAATCAGGTTTGGGTTCAGCATTGGAAAGAGTGGTAAGGCAGACCACTGAACTTGTCAATGTGATGAATGATGCCTTGGATCCTATCTCAAGGATCAACCGTGAACTCGATGAGCTGGCCAAGAAACAGGACCTTACAGATGTTGACAAGCAGTACAAGCAGATACTTTTACAGGAAAAGCTGAATGAGCTGATTGAAAAGCGGAACAGCCTGATTGATAAGGCAGGGCTTATTGAACAGCAAAAGGAGTTTCCACAAAAGCAGATCCAGACCAATACGAAGGCGCTGGAGACAGAAGAGTTTGGGTTGCTCGGTAGTGAAAAGGAATCCATTGAAACCATCAAGGAGTCAGAGAAGGCACTTGCAGAACTCAACTATCAGCAGCAGCAAATCAATGAGGAAGTAGCTGTATATGAAAAGCAGATAACGGACATTCAGAATGCTTTGCTTGCGCTTCCGGAACAGAAAACAATCGTGGTGGAAACAGTCACTTCCACTTCATCAGATGCCACAGGTTCTTCCAGTGCTTCAGGTTTTGATTATGACGGTGATATCATCAGTGATGAGATTACACCAGAAGATGGGATATTCGACAGTTTTCTGGAACAGCTGGAGGAGGTTGAAAGGAGACAGAAAGAGGTAAGCAAGCAGCGGCAGGAACTTTGGGCACTTGACAAGGAGCTGCACAACCAGTTTACAAAAGAGTTTGCTGCCAATATGGATCAGCAGATAGCCAAGCAGTTGGAACTTGCCGATATACACAGGGAAGAAAGTGAGCTTCAGTTTGAGAAAAAGGAAGCCATGAAAGCCTATTCAAAAGCTTTTGCTGATTCAACGGCTGATAACATTGCAAGGATGGATTCCTTTGACGATGCATTGCGGGCAAGCGCCAATGATGCGCTGTCCATGGCAAAGTCAAAGGCATTGGCTTACATATTTGAAAAAGTCATGGAGGTCGTGCCATTCCCTTATAACCTGATAGCGGCACCTGTAGCGGTGGCAGGTGGTTCAGCCTTGTTTGATGCCGTGATTCCAAAGTTTGCCGATGGTGGTATTGTATCAGGAAGAACCCTTGCGGAAGTGGGTGAATATGCAGGAGCCCGATATGACCCAGAAGTGATTGCGCCACTGTCAAAACTTCAAGGCATGTTGGGCGGTGGTGTTGGAGAGGTAGAGTTTAAGATCAGGGATGATGAGTTGGTTGGGTTTTTAAGAAATCATCAAATATCAAAAGACTTATAG